In one Prosthecochloris aestuarii DSM 271 genomic region, the following are encoded:
- the thiD gene encoding bifunctional hydroxymethylpyrimidine kinase/phosphomethylpyrimidine kinase yields MKKSYTTVLSIAGSDGSGGAGIQADLKTIAALGCYGLSAITALTAQNTCDVESFTAVEPEFISHQIDVLNKDIRIDAIKIGMLGSQKAIGSIACSIRKMKSLRPIVLDTVLISSSGSHLLPEESIDELKRELFPLARLITPNLPEASKLTGRTELPSSKTEIRKVAEKLLITGPEAVLVKGGHMQGDRCEDLLLSGREERWFSSPRISTVNTHGTGCTLSSAIACFLAKGRGLEDAVAEGRNYLLGALEAGSFFHLGKGSGPLDHLYRYRQMPDR; encoded by the coding sequence ATGAAAAAGAGCTACACCACAGTGCTGAGCATTGCAGGTTCCGATGGAAGCGGAGGCGCCGGAATCCAGGCAGATCTGAAAACAATTGCGGCCCTGGGCTGTTACGGATTGAGCGCCATCACTGCGCTGACGGCACAGAACACCTGCGACGTTGAATCGTTCACAGCGGTAGAGCCGGAATTCATCAGCCATCAAATAGATGTCCTGAATAAAGACATCCGGATCGATGCCATCAAGATCGGCATGCTCGGGAGTCAAAAAGCGATAGGAAGCATTGCCTGCAGCATCCGTAAAATGAAGAGCCTCCGGCCGATCGTACTCGACACCGTACTCATCTCATCAAGCGGCAGCCATCTACTCCCCGAAGAAAGTATCGATGAACTCAAGCGCGAGCTCTTTCCTCTCGCCCGGCTCATCACTCCAAACCTTCCCGAAGCATCGAAACTGACCGGCCGAACCGAACTCCCCTCATCAAAAACCGAAATCCGCAAGGTTGCCGAAAAACTTCTGATAACAGGCCCTGAGGCCGTCCTGGTCAAAGGCGGGCATATGCAGGGAGATCGCTGTGAAGACCTGCTTTTGAGCGGTAGAGAGGAACGGTGGTTTTCCTCACCAAGGATCAGCACTGTCAATACCCACGGCACAGGCTGTACCCTTTCATCAGCGATCGCTTGCTTTCTTGCAAAAGGCAGAGGGCTTGAAGACGCGGTTGCAGAAGGCAGGAACTATCTTCTCGGAGCACTTGAAGCCGGATCATTTTTCCATCTGGGAAAAGGATCCGGGCCTCTTGATCACCTCTACCGGTACCGGCAGATGCCGGACCGGTAA
- a CDS encoding leucyl aminopeptidase, with amino-acid sequence MKTETTVTKSSLKNIKAGLLVLPFSVKSLKKDAPKVLGALGLNDRALKDFKAAAGDTLLFYPGGASVKASRVLLLGIGEGAATEDYRKAGTSVARQAATCEVQSVAVDASSIVEWSARSALSLEDIAELLTGSILNATYRFDRLKSGKMEKDKKKKKASYEGISRLIFRVNAGSIKDVEKGTVSGMVIAESQGVARDLVNLPGNLLNAVDIARYASESAEKHGYTATVFDKDAIDHLGMGGLMAVNKGSKEPPTFTILDYNPGEKSKGTVALVGKGVTFDSGGISIKPANGMDEMKCDMAGAAVVIATVEAAARLGLEYRILGFIPSTDNMPGGAAQKPGDVITTYSGITVEVGNTDAEGRLILADALSYAIETYKPDTIIDLATLTGACIVALGYGVAGMFSNDDNLAAALYDAGQVSGEKVWRLPLWDEYDELIKSEVADVHNTGGRGAGTITAAKFLQNFIGDHKHWAHIDIAGPAFSGKAGAKAHGGTGFGVSLLLDFLRNM; translated from the coding sequence ATGAAGACTGAGACTACTGTAACAAAAAGCTCTTTAAAAAATATCAAAGCAGGTCTGCTTGTTCTGCCATTCAGCGTTAAAAGCCTTAAAAAAGATGCTCCGAAAGTGCTTGGCGCTCTCGGGCTCAATGACCGCGCACTGAAAGATTTCAAGGCAGCTGCGGGCGACACGCTTCTTTTCTACCCGGGCGGAGCCAGCGTGAAAGCTTCACGTGTTCTGCTTCTCGGTATCGGGGAGGGTGCAGCAACGGAAGATTATCGGAAAGCCGGCACAAGCGTTGCTCGTCAGGCGGCAACCTGTGAAGTTCAGAGTGTTGCAGTGGATGCGTCATCTATTGTGGAGTGGTCGGCCCGCAGCGCCTTGTCTCTTGAAGATATTGCTGAATTGCTGACAGGTTCGATCCTTAATGCGACCTATCGGTTTGACCGCCTTAAAAGCGGAAAAATGGAGAAGGATAAGAAGAAAAAAAAGGCTTCGTACGAAGGGATTTCCAGGCTGATTTTCAGGGTGAATGCCGGTAGTATCAAGGATGTGGAAAAAGGGACTGTTTCGGGTATGGTCATTGCGGAGTCTCAGGGAGTGGCACGGGATCTCGTCAATCTTCCCGGTAATCTGCTCAATGCTGTCGATATTGCCCGATATGCTTCCGAGTCTGCTGAAAAGCATGGATATACGGCAACTGTTTTCGACAAGGACGCCATAGACCACCTCGGTATGGGAGGGCTTATGGCCGTCAACAAAGGAAGTAAAGAACCACCGACATTCACAATTCTCGATTATAACCCCGGGGAAAAGTCAAAAGGAACGGTTGCGCTTGTAGGAAAAGGGGTGACGTTTGATTCCGGCGGTATATCCATCAAGCCGGCCAACGGTATGGATGAAATGAAATGTGATATGGCTGGAGCGGCGGTTGTTATAGCTACCGTTGAAGCGGCGGCAAGGCTCGGTCTCGAGTACCGAATTCTCGGGTTTATCCCTTCGACTGACAATATGCCGGGAGGCGCGGCTCAGAAGCCTGGCGATGTGATCACGACCTATTCCGGCATTACTGTCGAGGTTGGCAATACCGATGCTGAAGGTCGTCTTATTCTTGCCGATGCGCTCTCTTACGCTATAGAAACGTATAAGCCGGATACGATTATTGATCTGGCGACATTGACCGGAGCCTGTATTGTTGCTCTGGGATATGGGGTTGCCGGGATGTTCAGCAATGATGATAATCTTGCAGCGGCTCTCTATGATGCCGGTCAGGTGAGCGGTGAAAAGGTCTGGCGTCTGCCTTTGTGGGATGAGTATGATGAGCTGATCAAATCTGAAGTGGCCGATGTACATAATACGGGTGGTCGCGGTGCCGGCACCATTACTGCGGCCAAATTCCTGCAGAATTTTATTGGCGACCACAAGCACTGGGCTCACATCGATATTGCCGGGCCGGCATTTTCTGGTAAAGCCGGAGCAAAGGCTCATGGGGGTACAGGGTTTGGCGTGAGTCTTCTTCTGGATTTTCTGAGAAATATGTAA
- a CDS encoding DUF192 domain-containing protein: MSKTLPAFLLFLTSLFSEPHPVQCCDQKPSDEYEQWTIIASGDTLDVEVPLHEEGRSKGLMWRNKLGADEGMLFIFMNPGQLKFWMKNTFIPLDIAFINKQNIIINIEHMLRINNDSLLYSSDKPAKMALEVNAGWFKTHGVMEGDTLTILKNQGKKQN, translated from the coding sequence ATGAGTAAAACACTTCCGGCCTTCCTGCTCTTTCTGACGAGCCTGTTTTCCGAACCACATCCTGTACAATGCTGTGATCAGAAACCATCTGACGAATATGAACAATGGACCATTATCGCCTCAGGCGACACGCTTGACGTAGAGGTTCCTCTTCATGAGGAAGGTCGTAGCAAAGGGTTGATGTGGAGAAATAAACTTGGGGCAGATGAGGGAATGCTGTTCATATTCATGAATCCAGGCCAGCTGAAATTCTGGATGAAAAACACCTTTATCCCTCTGGATATAGCATTTATTAACAAACAGAATATCATCATCAACATAGAGCATATGCTGCGTATCAATAATGACTCACTGCTCTACTCTTCCGATAAACCGGCCAAAATGGCGCTCGAAGTCAACGCAGGATGGTTTAAAACTCACGGGGTCATGGAGGGCGATACACTTACGATCCTGAAAAATCAAGGAAAGAAACAGAACTGA
- a CDS encoding lipase family alpha/beta hydrolase — protein MNDIEPNPVVIIPGVLFWDGLYDGMKQELSRTIASERIAVVPVSLLDWVGFPPRPELSTNRVMAALDRTIADMQQRFPDKPVRIVAHSGGGTVALVYLLEKEFQGDVYHRRKSVSTLLTLGTPFVTKEYYAKMKTDFIMKHLSDDFFHDCRVVSVVSDAYQGALDKGLIEKVCYHFYMNVVGEGNLAGDGIVPVTSCFLEGAENVTISGIEHLPTPHAKWYGTKEGVEQWVDML, from the coding sequence ATGAATGATATTGAACCGAATCCTGTTGTGATTATTCCGGGGGTGCTGTTTTGGGACGGCTTGTACGACGGGATGAAACAGGAGCTCAGTCGCACTATTGCATCGGAAAGAATCGCCGTGGTTCCTGTCAGTCTGCTTGACTGGGTAGGCTTTCCGCCAAGGCCTGAGCTTTCCACGAACAGAGTCATGGCCGCACTTGACAGGACAATAGCGGACATGCAGCAGCGTTTTCCTGATAAACCGGTGAGGATTGTCGCTCATAGCGGAGGAGGGACAGTAGCGTTGGTCTATCTTCTGGAAAAAGAGTTTCAGGGTGATGTGTACCATCGCAGAAAATCGGTCAGTACACTGTTGACCCTTGGTACTCCTTTTGTGACAAAAGAGTATTACGCAAAGATGAAGACCGATTTCATCATGAAGCATCTTTCCGACGACTTTTTTCATGATTGCCGTGTTGTTTCAGTTGTGAGTGATGCCTACCAGGGAGCTCTCGATAAAGGCCTGATCGAAAAGGTGTGCTACCATTTCTATATGAATGTTGTCGGAGAAGGAAATCTGGCCGGCGACGGCATTGTTCCTGTTACAAGCTGTTTTCTTGAAGGGGCTGAAAATGTTACTATTTCAGGAATTGAGCATCTTCCAACACCGCATGCCAAATGGTATGGGACAAAAGAGGGGGTCGAACAATGGGTGGACATGCTATGA
- a CDS encoding UDP-glucose dehydrogenase family protein, translating into MKITIFGSGYVGLVTGACFAEVGNDVLCVDIDEEKISRLKKGEIPIYEPGLEDMVIENSREGRLKFTSDVAEGVAYGLFQFIAVGTPPDEDGSADLRHVLSVAESIGRHMDDYRIIIDKSTVPVGTADLVRDKVLSVLAERNVSIDFDVVSNPEFLKEGDAINDFMKPERIVVGVDNPRTKELLRTLYGPFNRSHERFIAMDIRSAELTKYAANAMLATKISFMNEIANIAERVGADVEAVRRGIGSDSRIGFPFIYPGVGYGGSCFPKDVQALERTARKFGYDSRILQAVEAVNHDQKLSLVDKMRDHFKGDLKGKTIAIWGLAFKPNTDDMREAPSREIIEALWSEGAKVRAYDPVAIDEARRIYGERDDLELLEHPDETLKGADALAVVTEWMVFRSPDFDVMKSELTSPVIFDGRNIYNPDMMEQLGFTYYSIGRLPRCNA; encoded by the coding sequence ATGAAGATTACCATTTTTGGTTCAGGATATGTCGGTCTGGTCACGGGAGCATGTTTTGCCGAAGTCGGCAATGACGTGCTGTGCGTCGATATCGACGAAGAAAAAATCAGTCGTCTGAAAAAGGGTGAAATCCCGATATACGAGCCGGGCCTTGAGGATATGGTGATTGAAAACAGCCGTGAAGGGCGTCTGAAGTTTACGTCAGATGTCGCTGAGGGTGTGGCTTATGGCCTGTTTCAGTTTATCGCTGTGGGGACGCCGCCTGATGAAGACGGTTCGGCAGACCTTCGCCATGTGCTCAGTGTCGCTGAGAGCATCGGGCGTCACATGGACGACTATCGTATCATTATCGACAAATCAACGGTGCCAGTGGGGACTGCAGACTTGGTTCGAGACAAGGTGCTGTCGGTGCTTGCCGAAAGAAACGTTTCGATAGATTTCGATGTTGTCTCCAATCCGGAATTTCTCAAGGAAGGCGATGCTATCAACGACTTTATGAAGCCGGAGCGGATCGTTGTTGGCGTGGATAATCCGAGAACAAAAGAACTTTTACGCACCCTCTACGGTCCGTTTAACCGGAGCCATGAGCGTTTTATTGCGATGGATATCCGTTCGGCGGAGCTGACCAAGTATGCTGCTAACGCTATGCTGGCCACCAAGATCAGCTTCATGAACGAGATTGCCAATATCGCCGAGCGTGTCGGTGCTGATGTCGAAGCAGTGCGTCGCGGTATCGGTTCGGACTCGAGGATCGGTTTTCCCTTTATCTATCCCGGTGTCGGTTACGGTGGATCCTGTTTCCCGAAGGATGTGCAGGCGCTTGAGCGAACCGCACGTAAATTCGGTTATGATTCGCGAATTCTGCAGGCTGTCGAGGCCGTGAATCACGATCAGAAGCTGTCGCTTGTCGATAAGATGCGTGACCATTTCAAGGGTGATTTGAAGGGTAAAACCATAGCAATATGGGGTCTGGCCTTCAAACCCAATACCGACGACATGCGTGAGGCTCCGAGCCGCGAGATTATCGAAGCCTTATGGAGTGAGGGCGCAAAGGTCAGGGCGTATGATCCGGTTGCGATAGACGAGGCAAGGCGGATCTATGGCGAGCGTGATGATCTTGAGCTTCTTGAGCATCCCGACGAGACACTCAAGGGTGCCGATGCGCTGGCTGTGGTTACTGAGTGGATGGTGTTTCGCAGCCCTGATTTCGATGTCATGAAATCGGAGCTTACTTCCCCGGTGATTTTCGACGGTCGCAACATCTACAATCCTGATATGATGGAGCAGCTTGGCTTCACCTACTACTCTATAGGACGGCTCCCAAGGTGTAATGCCTGA
- a CDS encoding dicarboxylate/amino acid:cation symporter gives MQNNKLLIGILAGILSGTLIGGFFPAVGNEISFIGDLFIRTLSMLVMPLIIAAMITGISRLGDIRKLGSLGRVTISYYLGTTAVAVITGITLVVLLQPGNPGIATPPTEPPSAITATHNESLMDEAPQTRRAQEEERTIQGLLKEVITGLVPSNLFKAMAENDILPIIVFSLLLGGVLTTMGEQGRPVLDFFVSLNEAVMKIIHLIMYTAPVGIGALIAGRLSSAGGFNGFIPELMRLGSYSLTVIAGLMIHSIIVLPLLLKFIGRTPPGRFAANTSPALLTAFSTASSSATLPVTMECAEEKNNVSARTAGFTLPLGATINMDGTALYEAVAVIFIAQMNGIILTGPELGIVFLTATLAAIGAAGIPEAGLVTMVLVLKAVNLPVEGISLILAIDWFLDRCRTMVNVWGDSVGAKVIDRYLNGKTSQHLNR, from the coding sequence TTGCAGAACAACAAACTTCTCATTGGCATTCTTGCAGGAATTCTCTCCGGTACGCTTATCGGAGGATTTTTTCCAGCCGTCGGCAACGAAATCTCGTTTATCGGAGACCTCTTCATACGAACACTTTCGATGCTTGTCATGCCACTCATTATCGCGGCAATGATAACCGGCATCAGCAGGCTCGGGGACATACGGAAGCTCGGCTCGCTGGGAAGAGTAACCATCAGCTACTACCTTGGCACCACCGCAGTCGCCGTTATCACAGGAATAACCCTGGTTGTTCTGCTCCAACCCGGCAACCCCGGTATTGCAACGCCACCAACAGAACCGCCATCAGCAATAACGGCAACGCACAATGAATCCCTGATGGACGAAGCACCGCAAACCCGAAGAGCACAAGAAGAAGAGCGCACCATCCAGGGACTGCTCAAAGAGGTGATTACCGGCCTTGTCCCATCAAATCTTTTCAAGGCTATGGCGGAAAATGATATCCTGCCGATCATTGTCTTTTCACTCCTCCTGGGAGGCGTTCTGACAACGATGGGAGAACAAGGCCGACCGGTTCTGGACTTTTTCGTCAGCCTCAACGAAGCAGTGATGAAAATCATTCACCTGATCATGTATACCGCACCTGTCGGAATAGGGGCTCTTATTGCAGGACGACTGAGCAGCGCCGGAGGATTTAACGGATTCATCCCTGAACTCATGCGCCTCGGCAGCTATTCGCTGACTGTCATTGCCGGGCTCATGATTCACAGCATCATCGTCCTGCCTCTCCTCCTGAAATTTATCGGGAGAACACCTCCCGGACGGTTCGCCGCCAACACCTCTCCTGCTCTCCTGACAGCCTTTTCAACAGCCTCAAGCTCGGCAACGCTTCCGGTCACCATGGAATGCGCCGAAGAAAAAAACAATGTCTCAGCCCGAACAGCAGGATTCACGCTTCCCCTTGGAGCGACAATCAACATGGACGGCACCGCTCTTTATGAAGCAGTTGCCGTTATATTTATCGCCCAGATGAACGGAATCATACTGACGGGGCCGGAACTCGGCATCGTCTTTCTCACAGCAACACTTGCGGCAATCGGAGCCGCGGGTATTCCTGAAGCAGGGCTGGTCACTATGGTTCTGGTCCTGAAAGCGGTCAACCTTCCAGTGGAAGGCATTTCGCTCATTCTTGCTATAGACTGGTTCCTCGACCGTTGCAGGACAATGGTCAACGTATGGGGAGACAGTGTTGGGGCGAAGGTCATTGACCGCTACCTTAACGGAAAAACAAGCCAGCACCTGAACAGGTGA
- a CDS encoding RidA family protein has product MSLTEQRLKKAGLAIPDSPQPAGLYESALRYGDLVYTSGHLPLLQGVLYEPGGSGKVNEVNEADVADAARIAVLNALAAIKSVIGDLDRVERVLKMTVYVASEAYFSRQHVVANAASAVLCDAFGPESGRHVRSAVGVAELPLDSSVEIELLVGVCQGDDLM; this is encoded by the coding sequence ATGTCTCTTACTGAACAGCGTCTGAAAAAAGCAGGATTGGCGATACCTGACAGCCCTCAGCCTGCAGGCTTATACGAGTCTGCGTTACGGTATGGGGATCTTGTCTATACATCAGGCCACCTCCCATTGCTTCAGGGGGTCCTGTACGAGCCAGGTGGCTCTGGAAAAGTCAATGAAGTCAATGAGGCTGATGTTGCCGATGCAGCCAGGATTGCGGTGCTCAATGCTCTGGCGGCCATAAAGTCGGTTATAGGGGATCTTGATCGTGTAGAACGGGTTCTGAAGATGACCGTTTATGTGGCCAGTGAGGCATATTTTTCCCGTCAGCATGTCGTGGCAAACGCGGCTTCTGCGGTTTTGTGCGATGCGTTTGGCCCGGAGTCGGGACGGCATGTCAGAAGTGCCGTTGGCGTTGCGGAATTGCCTCTGGATTCAAGCGTTGAAATCGAGCTTCTTGTCGGAGTTTGCCAGGGCGATGATCTGATGTGA
- the thiE gene encoding thiamine phosphate synthase — MNKLLCFITTQQDNPEIVAEEALKGGTGMIQLRHKNASGHDLFTWALSIGKMCRRYGALFIVNDRLDIALAAGADGVHLGQNDLPIDVARKLLPSPAIIGCSVSSVHEALDAQQKGADYIGLGHIFPTGSKQKENAPLGPEYIRTVKQSVDIPLIAIGGIGLDNAREVMSNGADGLAVISAISSAVNPAEAARELAIIIEQT; from the coding sequence ATGAATAAGCTGCTCTGCTTCATAACCACTCAGCAGGACAACCCCGAAATCGTTGCCGAAGAGGCGCTGAAAGGCGGGACCGGCATGATACAGTTACGGCATAAAAACGCTTCCGGCCACGACCTTTTCACCTGGGCCTTGTCGATCGGAAAGATGTGCCGCAGGTATGGCGCGCTCTTCATCGTTAATGACCGGCTTGATATCGCTCTTGCCGCTGGTGCAGACGGCGTTCATCTCGGACAGAATGACCTCCCGATCGACGTTGCCCGGAAACTGCTCCCTTCTCCCGCTATAATAGGCTGTTCGGTCTCTTCTGTCCATGAAGCACTTGACGCGCAGCAAAAAGGAGCAGACTATATCGGACTGGGCCATATCTTTCCGACCGGCTCCAAACAAAAAGAAAACGCCCCGCTCGGCCCTGAATATATCCGCACGGTAAAACAATCAGTTGATATTCCTCTTATCGCTATCGGCGGCATCGGACTCGATAACGCACGAGAAGTCATGAGCAATGGCGCAGACGGTCTTGCTGTTATTTCTGCGATCAGCTCAGCCGTCAATCCCGCTGAAGCGGCTCGTGAGCTTGCAATCATCATTGAACAAACCTGA
- a CDS encoding sulfide-dependent adenosine diphosphate thiazole synthase — protein MEEKISKFIIQSFFAKLEDSLTVDVAIVGAGPSGLIAAKELAKAGKKVAIFESKLAPGGGVWGGGMLFNEIVLQENIIPILDEYAIRYKTTGEGYVTADAVEVSSALIYGAVHAGVRIFNAVRVEDLAMRDERVCGVVINWNPVSRLEMHVDPLVITSRAVLDGTGHPSELINLASKKAGITLDTPTGKVMGEKPMWMENGESSTVINTKRLYPGLYASGMAANNAMGGFRMGPIFGGMFLSGKKVAGLILEDIQG, from the coding sequence ATGGAAGAAAAAATCTCAAAATTTATCATCCAGAGCTTTTTCGCCAAACTTGAAGACTCTCTCACTGTCGATGTCGCCATTGTCGGTGCGGGTCCATCCGGACTGATTGCAGCAAAAGAGCTTGCAAAAGCCGGCAAAAAAGTCGCCATTTTCGAAAGCAAGCTTGCTCCCGGCGGTGGAGTCTGGGGCGGTGGTATGCTTTTTAACGAAATTGTCCTACAGGAAAACATCATACCGATTCTTGATGAGTACGCCATCCGCTATAAAACAACCGGTGAGGGCTATGTCACGGCCGATGCCGTTGAAGTCTCCAGTGCACTGATTTACGGCGCAGTACATGCAGGTGTACGAATTTTCAACGCGGTACGAGTCGAAGATCTTGCCATGCGTGACGAAAGAGTCTGCGGCGTCGTTATCAACTGGAATCCGGTCTCCAGACTTGAGATGCATGTCGATCCGCTTGTCATAACATCACGAGCGGTTCTTGATGGAACAGGTCACCCGTCGGAGCTGATCAATCTTGCCAGCAAGAAGGCAGGCATTACTCTTGACACCCCTACAGGAAAAGTCATGGGAGAAAAACCAATGTGGATGGAAAACGGAGAGAGTTCAACGGTCATCAACACCAAAAGACTCTATCCCGGCCTCTATGCCTCAGGCATGGCTGCAAACAATGCCATGGGCGGATTCAGAATGGGTCCGATTTTCGGCGGCATGTTCCTCAGCGGCAAAAAGGTTGCCGGGCTTATTCTTGAAGACATTCAGGGCTGA
- a CDS encoding biogenesis of lysosome-related organelles complex 1 subunit 2: MGGHAMKEVVRRTALLMIVALVMVAGGCQSRQQQESSRQEYVESIMAILTQVQKNLSRIQQKEAVVERLSSDIEKKEEKSAEELGRDINASIRFIDSTLQSSKNLVSRLEEENKNSAYRIASVDQLTAELRSTIEKKDREIQELKTEVQNLDRQVTELLETVDVLDEFIIEQEDKLSFAYYISGTYDDLVEKGILARSTNPLAGIFNREYRLTQDFDVSLFQRIDIIETRDLFFERSPKNLKIVTPHTTDSYEMIGGESSALLLIRDENEFWKKSRCLVIVIEE; this comes from the coding sequence ATGGGTGGACATGCTATGAAAGAGGTTGTCAGGCGAACTGCTTTGCTCATGATTGTTGCGCTTGTTATGGTTGCCGGGGGTTGTCAAAGCCGTCAGCAGCAGGAGAGTTCCCGACAGGAGTATGTTGAGTCTATCATGGCTATTCTGACGCAGGTTCAGAAAAACCTCTCCAGGATTCAGCAGAAAGAGGCTGTTGTCGAGCGTTTGTCATCTGATATTGAAAAGAAGGAAGAAAAAAGCGCGGAGGAACTTGGCCGTGATATTAATGCAAGCATCCGCTTTATCGATTCGACGCTGCAGTCCAGTAAAAATCTTGTCTCACGTCTGGAGGAGGAAAATAAAAATTCAGCATACCGTATCGCATCGGTTGATCAGCTGACAGCTGAGCTGCGCAGTACGATCGAGAAAAAAGATCGTGAGATTCAGGAGCTCAAGACCGAGGTTCAGAATCTCGATCGTCAGGTGACGGAACTGCTTGAAACCGTTGATGTTCTCGATGAGTTTATCATAGAGCAGGAAGACAAGCTTTCGTTTGCTTACTATATTTCAGGGACATATGATGATCTTGTCGAGAAAGGTATTCTTGCGCGTTCGACAAACCCTCTTGCCGGGATCTTCAATCGGGAGTACCGTTTGACACAGGATTTTGATGTATCGCTTTTTCAACGTATCGATATTATTGAAACACGCGATCTCTTTTTTGAGCGATCTCCAAAAAATCTTAAAATCGTCACCCCTCATACCACTGATTCCTATGAGATGATAGGCGGAGAGAGTTCTGCTCTGCTGCTTATCAGGGACGAAAACGAGTTCTGGAAAAAATCACGCTGCCTGGTTATCGTGATTGAAGAGTAG
- a CDS encoding thiamine phosphate synthase: MVTYSRVFSFPEEKLPSLVSSAVSRSRIIVQLREKHLDTARLYTLAARLQSAINKSDSLLFINERSDIALAVGANGVHMPEQSCPLSATRSICPGLYTGKSTHSVQSAITAEQDGADYLLFGPVFDTPLKRKYGPPQGVKQLGEICKNVSVPVFAIGGITPENAASCLDEGAYGLAAMSLFASPTNLHRTIESFQTILNHVHHE, translated from the coding sequence ATGGTCACATACAGCCGGGTTTTTTCTTTTCCCGAAGAAAAACTCCCCTCCTTGGTATCAAGCGCAGTCTCCCGGTCGAGGATCATCGTTCAGCTTCGTGAAAAACACCTCGATACCGCCAGGCTCTACACATTGGCGGCACGCCTGCAGTCAGCCATCAATAAAAGCGACTCACTGCTCTTTATCAATGAACGGAGCGACATCGCACTGGCAGTTGGCGCCAACGGCGTGCACATGCCTGAACAAAGCTGCCCTCTCTCTGCAACACGCTCCATCTGTCCCGGCTTGTACACCGGCAAAAGCACTCATTCAGTGCAATCCGCCATAACGGCAGAACAGGACGGTGCTGATTACCTGCTTTTCGGTCCGGTATTCGATACGCCGCTCAAAAGAAAATACGGGCCTCCTCAGGGAGTAAAACAGCTCGGAGAGATCTGCAAAAACGTCTCAGTTCCTGTCTTCGCCATTGGAGGAATAACGCCAGAAAACGCAGCAAGTTGTCTCGATGAAGGGGCTTATGGCCTGGCAGCCATGTCGCTGTTTGCCTCACCGACCAATCTGCACAGAACCATCGAATCATTTCAAACTATTCTGAACCACGTGCATCATGAATAA